From Chloroflexota bacterium, the proteins below share one genomic window:
- a CDS encoding bL28 family ribosomal protein translates to MATCQVCDTRTQFGHHIRHKASGRWERKATKKPRRWRVNVQRKRVFVDGRYQRMSICTGCIRTLDKEG, encoded by the coding sequence GTGGCGACTTGTCAGGTCTGCGACACGCGGACGCAGTTTGGCCATCACATTCGTCACAAGGCTTCCGGGCGTTGGGAACGGAAAGCCACCAAGAAGCCGCGCCGCTGGCGCGTCAACGTACAGCGCAAGCGGGTGTTCGTGGACGGGCGCTACCAGCGCATGAGCATCTGCACCGGCTGCATTCGGACGCTCGACAAAGAGGGCTAA
- the rpe gene encoding ribulose-phosphate 3-epimerase produces MPPETPARIAPSILAADFGRLGQEIEAVAAGGADWIHIDVMDGAFVPSISFGTPAVVAARAATKLPLDVHLMIEPVEPHIEDFAAAGSDAISIHVEAAVNPAATLRRIRELGLRAGLTLRPGTPESSVWPYLDALDILLVMSVEPGAGGQAFIPEMLDRIESLADRIESQSSKVDLVVDGGINAETAPSVVRAGGNVLVAGTSVFGHPDGPAAGVRALRGALG; encoded by the coding sequence ATGCCTCCTGAGACGCCGGCGCGCATCGCCCCGTCCATTCTGGCGGCGGATTTCGGCCGTTTGGGTCAAGAAATCGAGGCCGTTGCCGCCGGCGGCGCCGACTGGATTCACATTGACGTGATGGACGGCGCGTTCGTGCCGAGCATCTCGTTCGGCACGCCCGCGGTCGTCGCCGCGCGCGCTGCCACGAAGCTGCCGCTGGACGTGCATTTGATGATCGAGCCGGTCGAGCCGCACATCGAGGACTTCGCCGCCGCGGGCTCCGACGCCATTTCGATCCACGTCGAAGCCGCGGTGAATCCCGCCGCGACGCTGCGTCGAATCCGAGAGCTCGGATTGCGCGCCGGGCTTACGCTGCGGCCTGGAACGCCAGAGTCATCGGTTTGGCCCTATCTGGACGCCCTCGACATCCTGTTGGTGATGAGCGTCGAGCCCGGCGCCGGGGGCCAGGCGTTCATTCCCGAAATGCTCGACCGTATCGAGTCGCTGGCCGACCGCATCGAATCCCAGTCCTCGAAAGTTGACCTCGTAGTAGACGGCGGCATCAACGCCGAGACCGCTCCGAGCGTCGTGCGAGCGGGCGGGAATGTTCTAGTCGCCGGAACTTCGGTGTTTGGCCATCCGGACGGTCCGGCCGCCGGGGTGCGGGCGCTCAGGGGCGCGCTCGGTTAG
- the rlmN gene encoding 23S rRNA (adenine(2503)-C(2))-methyltransferase RlmN — MTTNDPADRKRARGPQAAASAVSDSELARLLPDEPRYRRDQVRRGIYDGAAHGFDQVTTLPRSLRERLDMTLAFSSISPDRVRVAADGTRAFLFRTADGTVFETVQLPSERGSATTVCVSSQAGCAMGCTFCATGTLGLTRNLSASEIVDQFLHVRRESRAGAAPDRIVFMGMGEPLANTANVHDAIEALVDPRRGGLGARHVTVSTVGLPAGIAELTRWPWQIGLAISLHAASDDVRATLVPLAKHVDLATLMASSVAYQRTTRRRVSYEYTMLRDVNDHVGQARDLARLVDGQTCHVNLIPFNPYPGAVYEAPAAGTTRRFRDELQRHGVAATIRRTRGREIAGACGQLRADGTSWRRRSQAAVTTRNAS, encoded by the coding sequence GTGACAACGAACGATCCGGCCGACCGGAAGCGCGCGCGAGGGCCTCAGGCTGCGGCAAGCGCCGTTTCCGATTCGGAGCTGGCCCGGCTCCTGCCCGACGAGCCCCGCTACCGACGCGACCAGGTCCGTCGCGGAATCTACGACGGAGCGGCCCACGGCTTCGACCAAGTCACGACGCTGCCGAGAAGCCTCCGCGAACGCCTCGACATGACGCTCGCCTTCAGCAGCATCAGCCCTGATCGCGTCCGCGTCGCCGCCGACGGGACCCGGGCCTTCCTCTTTCGGACTGCCGACGGGACGGTCTTCGAAACCGTACAACTGCCGTCCGAACGCGGCTCCGCCACCACGGTTTGCGTCAGCTCCCAAGCCGGATGCGCGATGGGGTGCACCTTCTGCGCGACCGGCACGCTGGGACTGACGCGAAATCTGAGCGCCTCGGAAATCGTCGACCAGTTTCTCCACGTGCGGCGCGAGAGCCGGGCGGGCGCGGCGCCGGATCGCATCGTCTTCATGGGCATGGGCGAGCCGCTGGCCAACACGGCCAACGTGCACGACGCGATCGAGGCGCTGGTCGATCCCCGGCGCGGCGGGCTGGGGGCGCGCCACGTCACGGTTTCGACGGTCGGTCTGCCGGCAGGAATCGCGGAGCTGACGCGCTGGCCGTGGCAGATCGGCCTGGCGATTTCGCTGCACGCCGCGAGCGACGACGTCCGCGCCACCCTCGTGCCGCTTGCCAAACATGTGGACCTGGCGACGTTGATGGCGTCGAGCGTTGCCTACCAGCGGACGACGCGGCGGCGGGTATCGTACGAGTACACGATGCTCCGGGATGTCAACGACCACGTCGGCCAGGCGCGCGATCTGGCGCGGCTCGTCGACGGCCAGACGTGTCACGTGAACCTGATTCCCTTCAACCCCTATCCGGGCGCGGTCTACGAGGCGCCGGCCGCCGGCACGACGCGCCGGTTCCGCGACGAGCTGCAGCGCCACGGCGTGGCCGCGACGATTCGGCGCACCCGAGGACGCGAAATCGCCGGGGCCTGCGGGCAGCTTCGGGCCGACGGCACATCTTGGCGACGACGGTCCCAAGCAGCGGTCACAACGCGCAATGCCTCCTGA
- a CDS encoding zinc metallopeptidase, which produces MPSVFFPFFDIWYIVLIGPAFILAMWAQSRVRGTYQKYSQVVSSTGMPAAMAARRILDAVGLYNVEVRRVPGELTDHYDPRQKVLRLSEGVYDSNSLAAVAIAAHEAGHAVQDQTRYPWLVMRSAMVPVTTFGSKFGYVLLIVGFLMAGFLQSEIGIPVAVIGLLLFSTAFVFSLITLPVEFNASARALKLMESVRVVSSPERMHAKKVLDAAALTYVAAMFIALMQVLYFALRLLALTGGRR; this is translated from the coding sequence ATGCCTTCGGTGTTTTTCCCCTTCTTCGACATTTGGTACATCGTGCTCATTGGGCCGGCGTTCATCCTGGCGATGTGGGCCCAGTCGCGCGTTCGGGGCACCTATCAGAAGTACTCGCAGGTGGTTTCGTCAACCGGCATGCCGGCGGCCATGGCCGCACGGCGGATCCTGGACGCGGTCGGACTCTACAACGTGGAGGTCCGACGCGTACCGGGCGAACTAACCGATCACTACGACCCACGGCAAAAGGTGCTGCGGCTATCGGAAGGCGTCTACGACAGCAACTCGCTGGCCGCCGTCGCCATCGCGGCGCACGAGGCCGGACACGCCGTCCAGGACCAGACTCGCTACCCGTGGCTGGTGATGCGCAGCGCCATGGTGCCGGTCACGACCTTCGGGTCGAAGTTTGGCTACGTGCTTCTGATCGTGGGCTTCTTGATGGCCGGCTTTCTTCAGAGCGAGATCGGTATACCGGTTGCCGTGATCGGACTGCTGCTCTTCAGCACGGCGTTCGTGTTCTCGCTGATCACGCTGCCGGTGGAGTTCAATGCCAGCGCCCGGGCGCTCAAGCTCATGGAGTCGGTGCGCGTCGTCAGCAGCCCCGAGCGCATGCACGCCAAGAAAGTGCTCGATGCCGCGGCCTTGACCTACGTGGCGGCCATGTTCATCGCGCTCATGCAGGTGCTGTATTTCGCGCTCCGCTTGCTGGCCCTGACCGGGGGACGGCGCTAG
- a CDS encoding zinc metallopeptidase, which translates to MAVILAGAVPLVAMLAVMWTQYRVRNIFARHADIVSDFGQPAHQAARYLLASVGLRDVRVTAVPGTLTDHYDPSRRELRLSEGVYEDDSIAAVAIAAHEVGHAMQDALGHPLLRLRVLVAKAASAFAAIAPLIMVAGLVGGIATRHPTAFAIAASGVVGLLLALLLAAVALPVELDASRRAQRSLEAAGITTAAEGPRVRELLHAAALTYLASLVGTFARMLVGGLRGFGRIR; encoded by the coding sequence GTGGCAGTGATTCTGGCCGGAGCCGTGCCGCTGGTGGCGATGCTGGCGGTTATGTGGACGCAATATCGTGTGCGCAACATCTTCGCGCGGCATGCGGACATCGTTTCCGATTTCGGTCAGCCCGCTCACCAGGCCGCGCGCTACTTGCTGGCGTCGGTCGGGCTGCGCGATGTCCGCGTGACCGCGGTCCCAGGAACGCTGACGGACCACTACGACCCCTCACGGCGCGAGCTGCGCCTTTCTGAAGGGGTCTACGAGGATGACTCAATAGCCGCCGTCGCCATCGCCGCGCACGAAGTCGGCCACGCCATGCAGGACGCGCTGGGGCATCCGTTGCTGCGTCTGCGAGTGCTCGTGGCCAAGGCGGCGTCGGCCTTTGCCGCCATTGCGCCCCTGATCATGGTGGCCGGGCTCGTCGGCGGCATCGCCACGCGGCACCCGACGGCCTTCGCGATCGCGGCATCGGGCGTGGTGGGACTGCTGCTGGCATTGCTGCTTGCCGCCGTGGCGCTGCCGGTTGAGCTCGATGCCAGCCGCCGCGCGCAGCGATCGCTCGAAGCGGCGGGCATCACCACTGCTGCCGAGGGCCCGCGGGTCCGTGAGCTTCTGCACGCCGCCGCCCTGACCTATCTCGCGTCGCTGGTGGGCACGTTCGCGCGCATGCTTGTGGGAGGGCTGCGCGGTTTCGGGAGGATTCGGTGA
- the fmt gene encoding methionyl-tRNA formyltransferase, whose product MADGVRAVFLGTPEFALPTLRRLHARGVVQLVVSQPDRPAGRRGVDRTPAVITLARELGLPTMQPANPNDAPSLERMRAAQPDVLVVVAYGRLLRRPLLELAPAGVVNLHPSLLPEYRGASPIQAAIHDGRTRTGVTLMRMDAGLDTGPVIAAREMSIGPHDTSPALHDRLADAGAELLDEMLDPWVAGRVTTQPQDPEAATLTRPLERADAELDLRRPAQEIYDQWRAFQPWPGAFAVVDGQRVVITAMDQPLAEGRPVGHASLDGDSLLVGCGSGALRLTGLQPEGRKAMSARAFANGYSALLRATWGDRLPAHRPPLTRPAS is encoded by the coding sequence GTGGCTGACGGCGTGCGCGCGGTTTTCCTCGGCACCCCGGAGTTCGCGCTCCCGACGCTGCGCCGGTTGCATGCGCGCGGCGTCGTGCAGCTGGTCGTTTCACAGCCTGACCGACCGGCCGGCCGTCGGGGCGTCGATCGCACGCCCGCCGTGATCACCCTGGCGCGGGAGCTGGGTCTTCCGACCATGCAACCCGCCAACCCGAACGACGCGCCGAGCCTGGAGCGCATGCGGGCGGCGCAGCCGGATGTCCTGGTGGTCGTGGCCTACGGTCGCCTGCTACGCCGGCCGCTACTCGAACTGGCGCCGGCCGGCGTGGTGAACCTTCATCCATCGTTGCTTCCGGAGTATCGCGGCGCATCCCCGATCCAGGCGGCGATCCACGATGGGCGGACTCGCACCGGGGTGACGCTGATGCGCATGGACGCCGGGCTGGACACGGGGCCGGTGATCGCCGCGCGCGAGATGTCCATCGGCCCGCATGACACGTCGCCTGCCCTGCACGACCGACTGGCCGACGCGGGCGCCGAGCTGCTGGACGAAATGCTTGACCCGTGGGTCGCCGGACGCGTGACGACGCAGCCGCAGGACCCGGAGGCCGCGACCCTTACCCGACCGCTGGAGCGAGCCGATGCCGAGTTGGACCTGCGGCGACCGGCGCAAGAGATTTACGACCAGTGGCGCGCGTTTCAGCCATGGCCCGGAGCCTTCGCGGTGGTTGACGGGCAGCGCGTGGTGATAACGGCGATGGATCAGCCCTTGGCAGAGGGACGTCCCGTCGGCCACGCGTCGCTCGACGGTGATTCACTCCTCGTGGGCTGCGGCTCCGGCGCGCTGCGGCTGACCGGTCTGCAGCCGGAAGGCCGAAAGGCAATGTCCGCACGCGCCTTTGCCAACGGCTATAGCGCACTGTTGCGGGCAACGTGGGGCGACCGGCTGCCCGCGCACCGCCCGCCGCTGACGCGTCCCGCGAGCTAG
- the def gene encoding peptide deformylase, whose product MPALPVLPVDHPMLRRKSSRIRSVTPGIRRMIDDMFTTMDHHQAVGVAANQIGRPWRLVVVGVDDDRLALVNPEIVWSSGSQVADEGCLSLPNWYGPVERAVSIRVRALDAQGRPLRREATGLLARAIQHEIDHLDGVIFTDRLTDPDALRFVDPASDEARRLRAS is encoded by the coding sequence ATGCCTGCGCTTCCCGTGCTCCCGGTCGACCATCCCATGCTGCGCCGCAAGTCCAGCCGCATTCGCAGCGTGACCCCCGGCATCCGCCGCATGATCGACGACATGTTCACCACTATGGACCACCATCAGGCTGTGGGCGTGGCGGCCAACCAGATCGGACGGCCGTGGCGGCTGGTCGTGGTGGGCGTCGACGACGATCGGCTGGCGCTGGTGAACCCCGAAATCGTCTGGTCCAGTGGTTCCCAGGTCGCCGACGAAGGCTGCCTCAGCCTTCCCAACTGGTACGGACCGGTGGAACGCGCGGTGAGCATTCGGGTGCGGGCGCTGGACGCGCAGGGTCGGCCGCTCCGCCGCGAGGCGACCGGGCTCCTGGCGCGCGCCATCCAGCACGAGATCGACCACCTCGACGGCGTGATCTTCACCGACCGGCTGACGGATCCGGACGCCCTGCGCTTCGTGGATCCTGCCTCCGACGAGGCGCGGCGCCTGCGGGCGTCCTGA
- the priA gene encoding primosomal protein N', protein MTAARSFAEVVVAAGDVRGAQTFHYEIPAKLEGQVRPGQLVLVPFGTRQSHAVVMRVGDASPVEATRPIFDIIWDAEVLDAVHRELVEWTARRYAAPILTALNLAAPPGLAGHLRSTYAPADDAAQPQAALAPAETRTLELIRQRGEASEAEIRRVAGKTAARSGVRRLVAMGLVNRRISLHLPQPAGERMVSAAAVDDAGAVDALLARAPRQRELWRVLEAADEPIPVPAALRAAGVSQPILRALVMRGLARVERRASTPYVVDGAGPGATPGETFDAAAWRQLQSMLEGGDAGAGIVQGDEADRWSVFAQLIERAVDAGRQALVIAPDVRTSARLADWLAPRVAAKVAEVGRARTPAERIALWMAVRHGEVDVLVGTRAAVYAPVSKPGIVIVDREEDAGHKHRNTPRYHARVVARRLAELSGCPLVLGTETPSVQSSYDVEVERSRLVSARSGESTSQPSGGVDVVDMRRAVQVGRHGVISRRLFEALRQVLHDNGRAVLYVNRRGTATLTVCRDCGHVFGCPRCSTGLVQHREAASLQCHVCNWREAPPRHCPVCHGRRLRLWGYGTEAVAEAVSHLFPRARVERVDSDRSARDVEAAASAFERGAGVDVLVGTQRLAGFGEALRAPLLGIVQADVGLKFPDFLAPERVFINLMRLRRLVTGGEDGARMVVQTLMPRHHVTQALEAGDTRQFFRAELEERQAEGLPPFRPVARATFAHADDDRAATEARRARRELETIARAAEPLDLEILGPAPAALHRRRGQYVWQLLLFGVDARKVLPELHRGWTIDVDPIELT, encoded by the coding sequence GTGACGGCCGCCCGAAGCTTCGCGGAAGTGGTCGTCGCCGCGGGCGACGTGCGCGGCGCGCAGACTTTTCACTACGAGATTCCGGCGAAGCTCGAAGGGCAGGTCCGGCCGGGCCAACTGGTGCTGGTTCCGTTCGGCACCCGCCAATCGCATGCCGTCGTGATGCGGGTGGGCGACGCCTCTCCGGTCGAGGCGACTCGTCCAATCTTCGACATCATTTGGGATGCTGAGGTCCTGGACGCCGTCCATCGTGAGCTCGTGGAGTGGACGGCGCGTCGTTATGCGGCGCCGATCCTGACCGCGCTCAATCTCGCGGCGCCGCCGGGACTTGCGGGACATTTGCGATCAACCTATGCGCCCGCGGACGACGCCGCCCAGCCGCAGGCCGCGTTGGCCCCGGCGGAGACTCGGACCCTGGAGTTGATCCGCCAGCGCGGGGAAGCGTCCGAGGCCGAGATCCGGCGCGTTGCCGGCAAGACGGCCGCCCGATCCGGAGTTCGCCGGCTCGTGGCGATGGGGCTCGTCAACCGGCGCATTTCGCTGCACCTGCCGCAGCCGGCGGGCGAGCGCATGGTGTCCGCGGCGGCGGTCGATGACGCTGGCGCCGTTGACGCCCTGCTGGCTCGCGCGCCCAGGCAGCGTGAGCTGTGGCGGGTGCTCGAGGCCGCCGATGAGCCCATACCCGTGCCGGCGGCGCTGCGCGCCGCGGGAGTCAGCCAGCCAATCTTGCGTGCGCTGGTCATGCGCGGGCTCGCCCGCGTCGAGCGACGCGCGAGCACTCCGTACGTCGTTGATGGCGCAGGGCCTGGTGCGACGCCCGGCGAGACGTTCGACGCGGCAGCGTGGCGGCAGCTGCAATCCATGCTCGAGGGTGGCGACGCGGGCGCCGGCATCGTTCAGGGTGACGAAGCCGACCGCTGGTCAGTTTTCGCGCAGTTGATCGAGCGTGCCGTAGACGCCGGGCGGCAAGCTCTTGTGATCGCCCCCGACGTCCGCACGTCGGCCCGACTGGCCGACTGGTTGGCGCCGCGCGTCGCGGCCAAGGTCGCGGAGGTCGGACGCGCACGGACGCCGGCTGAGCGCATTGCGCTGTGGATGGCCGTGCGCCATGGAGAGGTGGACGTCCTCGTCGGTACGCGGGCAGCCGTCTACGCCCCGGTGTCGAAGCCGGGGATCGTGATCGTGGATCGCGAGGAGGACGCGGGCCACAAGCACCGCAACACGCCGCGCTACCACGCGCGCGTCGTGGCGAGGCGCCTGGCCGAATTGAGCGGCTGTCCGCTTGTGCTTGGAACGGAGACGCCAAGCGTGCAGTCGTCTTACGACGTCGAAGTCGAGCGATCGCGACTTGTCAGCGCGCGGTCGGGCGAGTCGACGTCGCAGCCAAGCGGCGGCGTTGACGTGGTCGATATGCGCCGCGCGGTTCAAGTGGGAAGGCACGGCGTCATCTCACGCCGCCTGTTCGAGGCTCTGCGGCAAGTCCTGCACGACAACGGACGCGCGGTGCTCTACGTCAATCGCCGGGGAACGGCGACGCTCACCGTCTGCCGCGACTGTGGGCATGTATTTGGCTGCCCGCGATGCAGCACCGGTCTGGTCCAGCATCGGGAGGCGGCGAGCTTGCAGTGCCACGTATGCAACTGGCGCGAAGCCCCGCCGCGCCACTGCCCCGTGTGCCACGGCCGCCGCTTGCGGCTGTGGGGATACGGCACCGAGGCCGTCGCGGAGGCGGTGAGCCACCTGTTTCCGAGAGCCCGCGTCGAGCGAGTGGATAGCGATCGCTCGGCGCGCGATGTCGAGGCGGCGGCGAGCGCGTTCGAGCGAGGCGCGGGCGTGGACGTGCTCGTTGGCACGCAGCGGCTCGCGGGGTTTGGCGAGGCCCTGCGCGCACCGTTGCTGGGCATCGTGCAGGCGGACGTGGGGCTCAAGTTTCCCGACTTCCTGGCGCCCGAACGCGTGTTCATCAACCTCATGCGGCTGCGGCGGCTCGTCACGGGCGGTGAGGACGGCGCCCGCATGGTGGTGCAGACGCTGATGCCGCGCCACCACGTCACCCAGGCGCTGGAAGCCGGTGACACCCGGCAATTCTTCCGCGCGGAGCTGGAGGAGCGCCAGGCCGAGGGGCTGCCGCCATTTCGCCCGGTGGCCCGCGCCACGTTCGCCCATGCCGACGACGATCGAGCCGCGACGGAAGCGCGGCGGGCGCGGCGGGAGTTGGAGACCATTGCCCGCGCCGCCGAGCCGCTGGATCTCGAAATCCTCGGACCGGCGCCGGCTGCGTTGCACCGGCGGCGAGGGCAATATGTATGGCAACTCTTGCTATTCGGCGTGGATGCCCGAAAGGTCTTGCCCGAGTTGCACCGTGGCTGGACGATTGACGTCGACCCCATTGAGTTGACATAA
- a CDS encoding guanylate kinase translates to MTRDAAPPPRGLLFLVTAPTAAGKDSVLRTLRGRGVDLSWVTTAVTRAPREGEVDGRDHFFLQPAEFESRLRSGWFLESARVYGRLYGTPLHQVQEPLAAGQDVVLRLDVQGARELQRLTPEAIVIFIEPPSVEEALRRIRERGTESPAEAERRLQAMLDFEMDFASRADYRVPNATGELEAAADQVWAIVEAERLREPPRRVDPATLRPWSDPPVEP, encoded by the coding sequence ATGACCCGCGACGCCGCCCCACCGCCACGGGGTCTGCTCTTCCTGGTGACGGCGCCCACCGCGGCGGGCAAGGACAGTGTGCTCCGCACGCTGCGAGGTCGCGGTGTCGACCTGTCGTGGGTGACGACCGCGGTCACGCGCGCGCCGCGGGAGGGCGAGGTCGACGGCCGCGATCACTTCTTTCTCCAGCCTGCCGAGTTCGAGTCGCGCCTACGCTCGGGATGGTTCCTGGAGTCGGCGCGGGTGTACGGGCGGCTCTATGGCACGCCGCTGCATCAGGTCCAGGAACCGCTGGCAGCCGGCCAGGACGTCGTGCTGCGGCTGGACGTTCAGGGCGCGCGCGAGCTGCAGCGCCTGACGCCGGAGGCAATCGTGATCTTCATCGAGCCGCCGTCGGTTGAGGAGGCGCTACGACGCATCCGGGAGCGCGGTACCGAGTCGCCGGCCGAGGCCGAACGACGCCTCCAGGCCATGCTCGACTTTGAAATGGACTTTGCCTCTCGGGCGGACTATCGGGTGCCCAACGCCACGGGCGAGCTCGAGGCCGCGGCGGACCAGGTGTGGGCCATCGTCGAAGCCGAGCGGCTGCGGGAGCCTCCGCGGCGAGTGGACCCCGCGACGCTGCGTCCCTGGAGCGATCCGCCCGTCGAGCCGTGA
- the prmC gene encoding peptide chain release factor N(5)-glutamine methyltransferase — translation MPCSRARPRSEFRLRCSETTPRSVDEWRRQAVTKLRAAGVDTPLLDANVLVGEVLGVDPGRIPFCGDRQLTAAQSRRAAAMVQRRAAREPVAYIIGRKPFANGSIHTTPDVLVPRPESETLVQATLAVARALRPRALIDVGTGSGAVAVALARELSEIPVIASDVSRAALAVARDNLAEWGVASGVRLLRANGLRAVCPRQTVVAANLPYVPSAAIPTLEPEVSRWEPHLALDGGPDGLVAVRSLMRQCAGIQPLAVLLEVAHDQRVRVSALAATAGFTCHAVHRDLAGHPRVLDLRPVGAG, via the coding sequence ATGCCTTGCAGTCGCGCGCGGCCGAGGAGCGAGTTCAGGCTGCGGTGCTCTGAGACCACCCCGCGGAGCGTCGATGAGTGGCGGCGCCAGGCCGTGACCAAATTGCGCGCGGCGGGAGTCGACACGCCGCTGCTGGATGCCAACGTCCTCGTGGGCGAGGTGCTCGGCGTCGATCCGGGTCGGATTCCGTTCTGCGGAGATCGGCAGTTGACGGCGGCCCAATCGCGGCGCGCGGCGGCCATGGTTCAGCGGCGCGCGGCGCGCGAACCGGTGGCATACATCATCGGACGCAAGCCGTTCGCCAACGGCTCGATTCACACGACGCCGGATGTGCTCGTGCCGCGCCCGGAGTCCGAGACGCTGGTGCAGGCGACGCTCGCGGTCGCTCGCGCCTTGCGGCCGCGCGCCCTGATCGACGTGGGTACGGGGTCGGGCGCCGTAGCCGTGGCGCTGGCCCGGGAGCTGTCGGAGATTCCGGTGATTGCGAGCGACGTGTCACGGGCCGCGCTCGCCGTCGCGCGCGACAACCTCGCGGAATGGGGCGTGGCCTCGGGAGTTCGTTTGCTGCGGGCCAACGGACTTCGCGCGGTGTGTCCGAGGCAGACGGTGGTGGCCGCTAACCTTCCCTACGTGCCGTCTGCCGCGATCCCGACGCTGGAGCCGGAAGTCTCGCGGTGGGAGCCGCATCTGGCGCTTGACGGCGGCCCGGATGGACTAGTCGCCGTCCGCAGCCTCATGCGTCAATGTGCCGGGATCCAGCCGCTTGCTGTCCTGCTTGAAGTGGCCCATGACCAGCGCGTACGAGTTTCCGCCTTGGCCGCGACGGCGGGCTTCACCTGTCATGCGGTGCACCGAGACCTTGCCGGCCATCCGCGAGTGCTCGACCTCCGCCCGGTGGGCGCGGGATGA